The following proteins are co-located in the Hippoglossus stenolepis isolate QCI-W04-F060 chromosome 23, HSTE1.2, whole genome shotgun sequence genome:
- the LOC118102798 gene encoding leucine-rich repeat and fibronectin type-III domain-containing protein 4 has protein sequence MPVPPPLNPCRQKHLPHSHTHPEQKAEPATSPSLLPPFILSLSLLLPLLVSSLPSSSRLVHCACPRATKRTLLGSVPFPAFHWLTLVTCCLLPSLIGAGETWGVVSACPFHCICRNLSESLSTLCADKGLLFVPPHVDRRTVELRLADNFITEVGASDFVNMSGLVDLTLSRNTIHLIRPMAFADLESLRSLHLDGNRLTILGPRDLSGLDNLQHLIINNNQLIKVSVQAFDDFLLTLEDLDMSYNNLRRVPWESIQNMASLHTLNLDHNLIDHIAEGVFGELYKLARLDMTSNRLRTLPPDPFFARSQTGAISPTPYNTVISLNFGGNPLHCNCELLWLRRLIRGDDMETCATPPHLAGRYFWSIPEEEFTCEPPLITRHTHKLWVLEGQRATLKCRAIGDPEPVVHWVSPDDRIIANSSRTSSFSNGTLDMLVTVARDDGAYTCIAINAAGEATATVDLKIIPLPHTGNNNVNTKTNRNVTNGILRTDPGSSDISTGKNGGINNGVGRVGEVEQGRRGGGEDGEGDSGRAVEGERADGGSLEEDDSEEEELRMVGVQGVTSTSAQVRWDLGSLSAAYVVWMYQIQYNCTADETLVYRILPSTSDRFLLKNLVSGVDYNLCVLAIFDDTITSLAATKVLGCTTFSTKDVYPPCRSLQAHFLGGTLTILVGGVVVVTLLVFTVALMVRHRVCNHGDHMICHSGNTEAGGGACCQGGSVGGGDKGGNGGGCYQSNGSGDVMMVVLPNGLSSKRGGDKDKDKDKEKEKEKEASDSASSLPPKLPPKPRPKPKVSLEQFLSAGGVVSTTAGAGGEMALVVRQRKLEKAPPYTPESDRTPLYYSPSPPSTLPRQSHSRDHPKPRLERELTNRASFSLAAPLRDSELLDWRIMHRGRDQWNSSQAYQSPLALRSPARGTVSKRRHSLDMGSSVALATDAAATVAKRYGAVSYAKRLSVIWTRRSQSLHGMLVQCASTTSTASSTTSEEGESGGGFGARCQFQRGYIHAYNTTNSNSNTGITTGKAGSVKDRGRERGKDGKNAEELEESVV, from the exons ATGCCTGTCCCCCCACCCCTCAATCCCTGTAGACAAAAACACCTGccccactcacacacccaccctGAACAAAAGGCAGAGCCTGCcacctctccttccctccttcccccattcatcctctctctctcacttctcctccctctcctcgtcTCATCTTTGCCCTCCTCATCCCGCCTCGTCCACTGCGCTTGTCCCAGGGCCACGAAAAGAACCCTTCTCGGCTCCGTCCCTTTCCCGGCGTTCCACTGGCTGACTCTAGTCACATGCTGCCTGTTGCCGTCTCTGATTGGAGCAGGGGAGACGTGGGGCGTGGTCTCGGCCTGTCCCTTCCACTGCATCTGTCGAAACCTCTCAGAGTCGCTCAGCACGCTCTGTGCCGACAAGGGCCTCCTGTTTGTCCCACCGCACGTTGACCGGCGCACCGTCGAGCTGCGACTGGCGGACAACTTCATCACGGAGGTGGGCGCGAGCGACTTTGTCAACATGAGCGGCTTGGTGGATTTGACTCTGTCGAGGAACACCATCCACCTGATTCGACCAATGGCCTTTGCGGACCTGGAGAGTTTGCGTTCACTGCACCTGGATG GTAATCGCTTGACCATACTGGGACCCAGGGACCTCTCAGGTTTGGATAATCTGCAACATTTAAtcatcaacaacaaccagcTGATTAAAGTCTCTGTCCAGGCTTTTGATGACTTCTTGCTCACACTGGAGGACCTGGACATGTCCTACAATAACCTCCGGAG GGTACCATGGGAGTCCATTCAGAACATGGCCAGCCTGCACACTTTGAACTTGGATCACAACCTGATAGACCACATAGCGGAAGGAGTCTTTGGAGAGCTGTACAAGCTTGCAAGACTGGATATGACCTCCAACCGGCTCCGCACCCTGCCCCCTGATCCGTTCTTTGCAAG GTCTCAGACCGGTGCAATAAGTCCCACCCCCTACAACACTGTCATAAGTCTAAACTTTGGGGGCAACCCGCTGCACTGCAACTGCGAGCTGCTGTGGTTGCGGCGGCTGATCCGAGGGGACGACATGGAGACGTGTGCCACACCTCCTCACTTGGCTGGAAG GTATTTCTGGTCAATTCCTGAAGAGGAGTTCACTTGCGAACCGCCTCTCATCACCCGTCACACCCACAAGCTGTGGGTCTTGGAGGGCCAGCGAGCCACACTAAAGTGCCGTGCCATTGGCGACCCTGAGCCAGTAGTCCACTGGGTTTCCCCAGATGACCGCATCATTGCCAACTCATCCCGGACCAGCTCCTTCAGTAACGGGACCTTGGATATGTTAGTAACTGTTGCCCGGGATGACGGAGCGTACACGTGTATCGCAATAAATGCAGCAGGTGAAGCGACTGCTACTGTGGACCTGAAAATAATCCCCCTGCCTCACACAGGGAATAACAACGTGAACACCAAGACCAACAGGAACGTGACAAATGGGATTTTACGTACTGATCCAGGATCCTCGGATATCAGCACAGGGAAAAATGGAGGGATTAACAATGGCGTGGGACGTGTAGGAGAGGTGGAGCAaggaagaagaggtggagggGAGGATGGAGAAGGTGACAGCGGCAGGGCCGttgaaggagagagagctgaTGGAGGGAGCTTGGAGGAGGAtgacagcgaggaggaggaactGAGGATGGTTGGAGTACAAGGGGTTACATCAACCTCGGCTCAGGTTCGATGGGATTTGGGGAGTTTGTCTGCAGCCTACGTTGTCTGGATGTATCAGATACAGTACAACTGCACCGCAGACGAGACCCTCGTCTACAG aaTTCTGCCCTCAACCAGCGATCGGTTCCTGTTGAAGAACTTGGTCTCCGGTGTGGACTACAACCTGTGCGTGCTGGCCATTTTTGATGACACAATCACGTCATTAGCAGCAACAAAAGTACTGGGCTGCACCACATTCTCCACCAAGGATGTCTACCCACCATGCCGCTCTCTCCAAGCCCACTTTTTGGGCGGAACACTTACCATCTTGGTGGGCGGTGTTGTTGTGGTCACATTACTCGTGTTCACTGTGGCGCTCATGGTTCGCCATCGCGTTTGCAATCATGGCGACCACATGATATGTCACAGCGGCAACACTGAAGCAGGAGGTGGGGCCTGCTGTCAAGGTGGAAGCGTAGGGGGTGGGGACAAAGGGGGGAACGGTGGCGGGTGCTACCAATCAAATGGTTCAGGGGACGTGATGATGGTGGTCCTACCCAATGGTCTGTCTTCCAAAAGAGGAGGGGACAAGGACAAAGACAAGgacaaggagaaggagaaggaaaaggaagcatccgattctgcttcctctctgcctccaaaACTCCCCCCAAAGCCCAGGCCCAAGCCTAAAGTCAGCCTGGAGCAGTTTCTTTCAGCTGGGGGGGTAGTTTCCACGACGGCAGGGGCAGGAGGGGAAATGGCATTGGTGGTGaggcagaggaagctggagaaggCGCCGCCCTACACACCTGAAAGTGACAGAACTCCCCTCTACTACTCCCCTTCCCCTCCATCCACCCTTCCCCGTCAGTCACACTCCAGGGACCACCCAAAACCCCGTCTGGAGCGCGAACTGACGAATCGTGCCAGTTTCTCTCTGGCTGCACCTCTGAGAGACTCGGAGCTGTTGGACTGGAGAATAATGCACCGGGGCAGGGACCAATGGAACTCCTCACAGGCTTATCAGAGCCCTCTAGCCCTTCGAAGTCCTGCGCGCGGGACTGTTAGCAAACGCCGACACTCGCTGGACATGGGCTCGTCTGTTGCCCTAGCGACTGACGCGGCGGCGACTGTTGCCAAGCGCTACGGTGCTGTTAGTTACGCCAAGCGACTGAGCGTTATCTGGACGAGGCGGAGCCAGTCGCTTCATGGAATGCTGGTGCAGTGCGCCTCGACAACGAGCACGGCATCTTCAACGACCAGCGAAGAGGGAGAATCTGGCGGGGGCTTTGGAGCACGCTGCCAGTTCCAACGAGGATACATCCACGCGTACAACACCACCAACTCCAACTCTAACACTGGGATCACGACTGGGAAGGCCGGGAGTGTAAAAGACAGAGGgcgggagagaggaaaggacgGAAAGAACGCTGAGGAACTGGAGGAAAGTGTTGTGTAG